TGACGGATCATCTCAGCCAAAGAAAGACCCAATTCTGCTGTAGACATTGCACCTGCAAGAGTCACAAGCATTTGGCCTTTGTTTTCAATGTGCTTTTTGTAGCCTTTAGCCGCGTCCTTCAATGCTGCCGCGTTGAAATGACGATAGTGATGATCGATAAATTGAGTAATTGGTCCCATCATTGCTCCTTGTAGTTTTAATAATAGCTGAAAATCTTCAAGCAGCTTGGAGCTTAAAAATTTCTAGATATCATCAAAGGCCACGAAAGTAGCACTTTTATCCCAAAACTCAAGAAGAGAATGGCTTTTGCCCGACCACAGCCTTTGCAAAAAAACCGAGATCCTTCTTAATTTTGTCGAATCCCTTGTAAGTCAGAAGACCTTCCATCGGATTCATGGTGTAGTTCTTATAAAAAGGCTCGTGGAAATCCACCGGGAATTGCTCTAAGGCCCACTCAAATTCTTTCACATCTTCTTTTTGCACAGAGTCAACAAGCCCCGCAAGGCCGCCTTCTTTCAAAACGCGGAAAGATTCACTCACAACTTGGCGACGGATCTCCAAAGGAAGTTCATGAAAAAGAAAGCAAGAATAGACGAGGTCAAACTTACCGTCTTGAAAAGGCAAATCCTCCGCCGCCCCTTGCACAAAATCCAGGCGATCAAACTCATGCAAATTGTCTTGGGCCTTTTTGAGGTACGGATAACTGAGATCCAAAACCGTGATCTTGGCCTTCGGAAATGCCAGCTTCATAAAACGTGTCAATCGTCCTGTGCCTGCCGCCATTTCAAGAAAATGCAAACCCTCCCCGTCGCCGGGATAAGTTTCTTTAATCAGAGGAATGATCAAACGTCTCATCGCATCGGCAGCGCCTGAGAATAAAATTTCCACCTGATGCTCATAAAGATCGGCTGATTTTTTCGTGAGATAACCACCCGTTTGAAAATGAAAGTTGCGTTGGTAATACTCGGGAAGTCCTTTGAGAAATTCTTGCGCCTCGCCGTTAAAATCTTGCTGATTTTTTTCTTCACGGCGTTTGGAGATTTGATAGCCGTCCATAATAATGCGCGGATAGCGCCTTAAATGTTCCGTTACTTTTTCGGGTTTTAAAACTTCGATGGGATAAAGACCTTTAGCAATGTTCTCGCTGTCTTTTTTAAGAAGACGGAAAAGCTCTGTATAAGCAGCCTTGATTCTTTGCGGTTCTAAGGCCGAGAGTTTTTTATTTTTTCCAGTGCTTAAAAATTCAAAAATCGGCAAAGAAAACTGCTGGACTGCAAAGTGCGCCGAACGCGCCAAAGAATAGCCAAGAGTGATCTTATCCTGATAGGGAATTTTCAGTTTCATAAAAAACCTCTTTCCCTATCAGACTACTCTTTGGCGCTTTCTTACACAAGACTCCGCGTTACATGACTTTTATTGTGCCTTGGCAAGAGGAAGCATGCAGCGGGCATACGCTAAAAGAGACTTCGGCATTTGGTTTTGCGACAAAAGCGCTGAATCATTCATGCGAACTTGCGCCAATTGATGAGTTCTTTCTAATCCCGATTCAAAGTACTCGATGCCGACAACTTTGGAAGTTTCCAGATCACGATAAATAACCGTGTGAGTGATAAACTCTGGGAAACGTTTCGTTGCTTTATCCAAAGCCTCAATACCGTTTTTCTTGTATGTATCGATTTGTTGATTGATATATTTTTCCGGATAGCGATCGACGGATTCAATCACCGCCTCGATCACTTCTGTCGCCATCGCTTGACGGCCATCCGCCAACTGCACAGTTCGATAAGCTCTTTCCAAGCGTGCCGAGTTGAAATAACCATTGATCATTTTAAATCCAGAATAAAAACGACGAGCTATTTCAGCAGCAGGAAAAGCGCCAGAACCATCCGGAGAGCTCGAATCAAATCCTGCGCAATGATCAAAATAACGAGTATCCTCTGTCGTCTTCACTTCTTTAGCCCAAGACAACACCGGAGGAACTACACGCACGTATTCAGTTCCATAAATATTGTTCGTCGGCATTTTAAAAAGCTCAATACCGCGAGCCGGAGTAAAACGATTGTTTTTATCAACAGAGTAGACCGTCTTTAAAAGATCATAAGACTCATCAAAGAAAGCTTTATCTTCAGAGGCCATGGAGATTTGCGGAGCCGCATGTGAGGAAAATGCAAAACCCATTGTAACGGCAACCAAGCCCAATAAAAATCTGCTCTTTTTCATAGAAACGCTCCTAATTGTAAATTCTTAGGAGCCATAACTATGCCAGCGTCAGAAAGCCGTAATATCGGTATTAGGAGTTTTTTATGATCAGTTTTTTTAAGAAGAGCGCAAAAGTGGCAACTTATTGCGCTCTGATATTTACTTAGAAGTGGGCTTTCCAGCCGCTTTTTTGTTTTCACGATACCAGTGAACGAAAGTCGCTCCGAGCATCGTGAAGCCTGCAAGAATAATCAATCCAACAAGAGTGAACCAAGCTAAAACGATCATACTTCACCCGATGTTTCTTTAGGAGCCGTCGCCGCTTTTACTTCAGCGTGGATTTGATTTACGACGTAAGAAGCCATCGCAAGACCAAACGCACCTGTTACAAAGCTCGCCGTTCCGTGAATGACATTGCGGTTGTCACAGCCGTGAAGACTGCTCTTCGTTGGGCACACGCATTTGAAACCTTGGCCATTATCATACTTCAACTCTTCAGGAAGTTTTGGAATCTCGTCAGAGAATACACAAGGAATTCCGAATTTTTTTGATTCAGGGAAGTTGTGCTTTTGGCGCAAAATCTTACGCACAGACGCCGCCATCGGATCACCGTAAGTTTCACCCAGATCCGCCATCTTAATACGAAGCGGGTCCATCTTCGCAGCCGAGCCACCTGTCGTGATCACCTTGATGCCTTTTGCACGGCATGTCGCTAGCAAATGAGCTTTCGCTGTGAGGTTGTCAATCGCATCCACGATGTAATCAGGATTGTGTGACAACATCATCTCAGAATTTTCTTCGTTATAAAATTCAGGAATCACGTTCACTGTCGACTGAGGATTGATTTTGCGAAGACGTTCACCCATGATTTCTGCTTTTTTCTTACCGACAAGACCTTGCAGTGCATGGATCTGACGGTTGGCGTTTGTGATGCAGATTTCATCGAAATCAATCACGGTGATTTTACCAACGCCTGAACGCGCTAAAGATTCAGCCGCCCAAGAACCCACTCCACCAAGTCCGATCACCATCACGTGTGTGTTGAAAAGTTTTTTCATCGTTGGATCACCTACAAGGCGGCCCATACGATCAAAGCGACGGTGCAAAACGTATTCAGTTTCAGGGGGTTGAGGTAAGTTATTTTCTGGGTTCATTTCCATGGGCAAACAATCTCCGAAAGTTTTCCGTAGTGATATCTAATATTTCCAGAGGATCAAGTGATTTTAGCTCCCCTATAGTTCTTGCCACCTCCCAGATGCTTTCTGGAGGATTTAATTGGCCTTTAAACGCAGGAGGAGCCTGATCCGGGCTGTCACTTTCGATCAATAAAAACTCTAAAGGCATTTCTTTCACGGCCTGATGGAGTTTTTGATTGTCCGGGCGGCACACGGGGCCTCCGACGGAAAGGTAAAGACCCCTCTGGATAAAGTCTTTGGCCTTTGCCGAACTGCCATTGAAAGAATGCACCAGGCCTTTTTGTTTTGGAACGCCCCACAAGTCTAAAATTCGAATCGCTTCGTCATGCGCCTGCACTATGTGAAGAACCATCGGTTTTTGTGAAATGTGAGCAAGCTCAATCTGCTGCTCAAACACAGTCATCTGCCGTTCGCGGGAGTCTTTCATGATGTGCGGGCGCAGATCCAAACCCATCTCGCCAATGGCTTCCGCTTCCACA
This region of Bdellovibrio sp. BCCA genomic DNA includes:
- a CDS encoding class I SAM-dependent methyltransferase — encoded protein: MKLKIPYQDKITLGYSLARSAHFAVQQFSLPIFEFLSTGKNKKLSALEPQRIKAAYTELFRLLKKDSENIAKGLYPIEVLKPEKVTEHLRRYPRIIMDGYQISKRREEKNQQDFNGEAQEFLKGLPEYYQRNFHFQTGGYLTKKSADLYEHQVEILFSGAADAMRRLIIPLIKETYPGDGEGLHFLEMAAGTGRLTRFMKLAFPKAKITVLDLSYPYLKKAQDNLHEFDRLDFVQGAAEDLPFQDGKFDLVYSCFLFHELPLEIRRQVVSESFRVLKEGGLAGLVDSVQKEDVKEFEWALEQFPVDFHEPFYKNYTMNPMEGLLTYKGFDKIKKDLGFFAKAVVGQKPFSS
- a CDS encoding tRNA threonylcarbamoyladenosine dehydratase, coding for MEMNPENNLPQPPETEYVLHRRFDRMGRLVGDPTMKKLFNTHVMVIGLGGVGSWAAESLARSGVGKITVIDFDEICITNANRQIHALQGLVGKKKAEIMGERLRKINPQSTVNVIPEFYNEENSEMMLSHNPDYIVDAIDNLTAKAHLLATCRAKGIKVITTGGSAAKMDPLRIKMADLGETYGDPMAASVRKILRQKHNFPESKKFGIPCVFSDEIPKLPEELKYDNGQGFKCVCPTKSSLHGCDNRNVIHGTASFVTGAFGLAMASYVVNQIHAEVKAATAPKETSGEV
- a CDS encoding TatD family hydrolase is translated as MVGFGFWIDAHGHLADPRWEGQQDRIILEARAKGIHFFMQGGVGPEDWEMQRALKARHPEHIGLCFGLHPYWVADHDEDQCEEALDLLATQLVEAEAIGEMGLDLRPHIMKDSRERQMTVFEQQIELAHISQKPMVLHIVQAHDEAIRILDLWGVPKQKGLVHSFNGSSAKAKDFIQRGLYLSVGGPVCRPDNQKLHQAVKEMPLEFLLIESDSPDQAPPAFKGQLNPPESIWEVARTIGELKSLDPLEILDITTENFRRLFAHGNEPRK